From Dendropsophus ebraccatus isolate aDenEbr1 chromosome 2, aDenEbr1.pat, whole genome shotgun sequence, a single genomic window includes:
- the SRI gene encoding sorcin isoform X2 codes for MAYPGGGYYPAPGYGAPPGGAYQQQDPMYGYFLAVAGQDGQIDAEELQRCLSQAGMSGGYKPFNLETCRLMIAMLDRDMSGKMGFNEFKELGMALNGWKQNFMSFDADRSGTVDGMELQRALGTMGYRLSPQALNVIVRRYSTHGRITFDDYIACCVKIRALTDSFRRRDVAQQGVVNFQYDDFIQSVMSV; via the exons TATGGCGCTCCTCCGGGCGGTGCGTACCAGCAGCAGGACCCCATGTACGGATACTTCTTAGCTGTTGCAGGACAA GATGGACAGATAGACGCTGAGGAGCTGCAGAGATGTCTGTCCCAGGCCGGCATGTCTGGAGGATATAAAC cttttaaCTTGGAAACCTGCAGACTAATGATCGCCATGCTGGAC AGAGACATGTCGGGCAAGATGGGCTTCAATGAGTTCAAGGAACTAGGGATGGCGTTAAATGGCTGGAAGCAGAACTTCATGTCCTTTGATGCAGACCGGAGCGGCACAGTTGATGGGATGGAGCTTCAGCGCGCTCTGGGGACTATGG GATACCGGCTGAGCCCCCAGGCTCTGAACGTCATCGTCCGGCGGTACAGCACCCACGGCAGGATAACGTTTGATGACTACATCGCCTGCTGTGTGAAGATCCGAGCGCTGACAG ACTCCTTCAGGAGACGAGATGTCGCCCAGCAGGGGGTGGTGAATTTCCAGTATGATGAT TTCATACAATCCGTTATGAGCGTCTGA
- the DUS3L gene encoding tRNA-dihydrouridine(47) synthase [NAD(P)(+)]-like, with product MAEGGNGGSENGRTEAVAVEADRGVAAIKSQFKTTKDAFHAFIDSGGKEPSEGAAEGKDSTEGSAEGKGAVEDAAGGEDAAEDSAEGEDATRGPEQQVDNDETSNIEDEPQAKKIKLDDSVGKRGDGNKQAEEDKQDKKRARGQNKSRPHMKYHQLEQQRLCPSIVQECASKCYFGDKCKFVHDIEKYLSGKPEDIGPKCYLYETLGKCIYGITCRFAKSHLGDGYKNLINEALVKEREGEAPVRNSLGKELQQQLRKKKFLFEKSEGYLRLLGKSRNNRNEERKAGKKAGGQAGCTYTSYEVHTKMSPEKDKPLGAITDEGIIKLRPCEKKTIDFRDKLYLAPLTTCGNLPFRRICKRYGADITCGEMAMCTNLLQGQPSEWALMKRHHTEDLFGVQLEGAFPDTMTKCAELLNKSIDVDFVDINVGCPIDLVYKKGGGCGLMTRTKKFEEIVRGMNLVLDVPLTVKIRTGVQEKVNLAHKLIPELRDWGVSLVTLHGRSREQRYTKLADWEYIKQCAEIAQPLPLYGNGDIFSYEDANRAMESGVSGIMVARGALVKPWLFTEIKEQRHWDISSSERFDILRDFTNYGLEHWGSDTQGVERTRKFMLEWLSFLCRYIPVGLLERLPQKLNERPPYYMGRDYLETIMASQNVGDWIKISEMFLGPVPPNFTFLPKHKANSYK from the exons ATGGCAGAAGGAGGCAATGGAGGCTCTGAGAACGGCAGAACAGAGGCGGTCGCTGTGGAGGCAGACAGAGGAGTCGCAGCTATTAAATCTCA GTTTAAAACTACAAAGGATGCCTTCCATGCCTTTATAGATTCAGGGGGTAAGGAACCCTCAGAGGGTGCCGCAGAGGGTAAGGATTCCACAGAGGGTTCTGCAGAGGGTAAGGGTGCCGTGGAGGATGCTGCAGGGGGGGAGGATGCCGCAGAGGATTCTGCAGAAGGAGAGGATGCCACGAGAGGGCCTGAGCAGCAGGTCGACAATGATGAGACCAGTAACATCGAGGATGAACCACAAGCCAAAAAGATTAAACTGGACGACTCGGTGGGAAAACGAGGAGATGGGAATAAACAGGCTGAGGAGGACAAACAGGACAAGAAGAGGGCGAGAGGGCAGAACAAGAGTCGCCCCCATATGAAGTATCACCAGCTGGAGCAGCAGCGGCTCTGCCCCTCTATCGTACAG GAATGCGCCAGTAAATGTTACTTTGGGGATAAATGTAAATTTGTGCACGACATTGAGAAATACCTGTCAGGGAAACCAGAAGATATCGGACCCAAATGTTACCTGTACGAGACCCTCGGCAAATGCATCTATGGCATCACCTGCCGCTTCGCCAAATCGCACCTGGGTGACGGCTACAAGAACCTGATTAATGAGGCGCTGGTGAAGGAACGAGAGGGAGAAGCGCCGGTGAGGAACAGTCTGGGCAAGGagctccagcagcagctcaggaAGAAGAAGTTCTTATTCGAGAAATCTGAGGGATACCTGAGGCTGCTGGGAAAATCCCGAAATAACCGGAACGAGGAGAGGAAGGCTGGCAAGAAGGCCGGGGGCCAGGCTGGGTGCACGTACACCTCATATGAGGTCCACACTAAGATGTCTCCTGAGAAGGACAAACCGCTCGGGGCCATAACAGACGAGGGTATTATAAAGCTCAGACCCTGCGAGAAGAAAACG ATTGATTTCCGGGATAAGTTGTACCTCGCCCCGTTAACTACG TGCGGGAATCTTCCATTCAGACGGATATGTAAGCGTTACGGGGCGGACATCACCTGCGGAGAGATGGCCATGTGCACCAACCTGCTGCAGGGACAGCCCTCCGAGTGGGCGCTGATGAAGAGACATCATACCGAGGATCTGTTCGGTGTTCAG CTAGAGGGCGCCTTCCCCGACACAATGACCAAATGTGCCGAGCTGCTCAACAAAAGCATCGACGTTGACTTTGTGGATATAAACGTCGGCTGCCCGATTGACTTGGTCTATAAAAAG GGCGGGGGTTGTGGCTTAATGACCAGAACGAAGAAATTTGAAGAGATTGTGAGAGGGATGAACCTG GTTCTGGACGTGCCGCTCACCGTGAAGATCAGGACCGGCGTCCAGGAAAAAGTCAACCTGGCTCATAAACTCATCCCGGAGCTGCGGGACTGGGGGGTGTCACTGGTCACT CTGCACGGACGATCCCGAGAGCAGCGTTACACCAAGTTAGCCGACTGGGAATATATTAAGCAGTGCGCTGAGATTGCACAACCCCTGCCCCTATACG GTAACGGGGACATATTCTCTTATGAGGATGCGAATCGTGCCATGGAGAGTGGCGTTTCAGGCATCATGGTGGCCAG GGGGGCGCTGGTGAAGCCCTGGCTCTTCACCGAGATAAAGGAACAGCGTCACTGGGACATCTCCTCCTCGGAGCGCTTTGATATTCTCCGAGACTTTACAAACTACGGGTTGGAGCACTGGGGATCGGATACGCAGGGGGTGGAGAGGACCAGGAAGTTCATGCTGGAATGGCTGTCTTTCCTCTGCCG GTATATCCCCGTGGGTTTATTGGAGCGCCTGCCTCAGAAGCTGAATGAGAGACCTCcatactatatgggaagagactacCTGGAGACCATAATGGCCAGTCAGAATGTGGGGGACTGGATAAAGATCAG TGAAATGTTTCTGGGTCCGGTTCCTCCAAACTTCACTTTCCTGCCGAAGCACAAAGCCAATTCTTATAAATGA
- the SRI gene encoding sorcin isoform X1, which yields MSDAAAQGVSPCLTQPPWYGAPPGGAYQQQDPMYGYFLAVAGQDGQIDAEELQRCLSQAGMSGGYKPFNLETCRLMIAMLDRDMSGKMGFNEFKELGMALNGWKQNFMSFDADRSGTVDGMELQRALGTMGYRLSPQALNVIVRRYSTHGRITFDDYIACCVKIRALTDSFRRRDVAQQGVVNFQYDDFIQSVMSV from the exons TATGGCGCTCCTCCGGGCGGTGCGTACCAGCAGCAGGACCCCATGTACGGATACTTCTTAGCTGTTGCAGGACAA GATGGACAGATAGACGCTGAGGAGCTGCAGAGATGTCTGTCCCAGGCCGGCATGTCTGGAGGATATAAAC cttttaaCTTGGAAACCTGCAGACTAATGATCGCCATGCTGGAC AGAGACATGTCGGGCAAGATGGGCTTCAATGAGTTCAAGGAACTAGGGATGGCGTTAAATGGCTGGAAGCAGAACTTCATGTCCTTTGATGCAGACCGGAGCGGCACAGTTGATGGGATGGAGCTTCAGCGCGCTCTGGGGACTATGG GATACCGGCTGAGCCCCCAGGCTCTGAACGTCATCGTCCGGCGGTACAGCACCCACGGCAGGATAACGTTTGATGACTACATCGCCTGCTGTGTGAAGATCCGAGCGCTGACAG ACTCCTTCAGGAGACGAGATGTCGCCCAGCAGGGGGTGGTGAATTTCCAGTATGATGAT TTCATACAATCCGTTATGAGCGTCTGA